In a genomic window of Cytobacillus sp. FSL H8-0458:
- the infB gene encoding translation initiation factor IF-2 has product MSKMRVYEYAKKHNISSKDVITKLKDMNIEVSNHMTTIEPAAVQKLDGIFIKNDSQAQKQSKPQNQQKPQGNQKPASNNSAGNSTAAKSKPQNKSGENRSQGQGSQSGKNFSGNNRGNTNNRNNNNNRNNNNNRNNNKNKNNKGKQQQTHVAPAPKKVKELPSKITFSESLTVAELAKKLHREPSEIIKKLFMLGVMATINQDLDKDAIELIAGEYGVEVEEEILVDTTDLEVYFAEDENAELVERPSVVTIMGHVDHGKTTLLDSIRNTKVTAGEAGGITQHIGAYQVEENGKKITFLDTPGHAAFTTMRARGAKITDITILVVAADDGVMPQTVEAINHAKAAEVPIIVAVNKMDKEAANPDRVMQELTEHGLVPEAWGGDTIFVPISAIKGEGIDELLEMILLVGEVEEYKANPDRNAVGTVIEAQLDKGRGSVATLLVQNGTLKVGDPIVVGNSFGRVRAMVNDLGRRVKTAGPSTPVEITGLNDVPQAGDRFAVLDDEKTARQVGEARAQQALQAQRNEKTRVSLDNLFEHMKQGEMKDLNIVVKADVQGSAEALTAALHKIDVEGVNVRILHTGVGAINESDITLAAAFNAIVIGFNVRPDNNAKRAADAENVDIRLHRIIYKVIEEIELAMQGMLDPEFQEKIIGQAEVRQTFKVSKIGTIAGSYVTDGKITRDSGVRLIRDGVVIFEGEVDALKRFKDDAKEVAQGYECGITIKNFNDVKEGDVIEAYIMEEVER; this is encoded by the coding sequence ATGAGTAAAATGCGCGTTTATGAATATGCGAAAAAACATAACATTTCAAGCAAGGATGTTATTACAAAATTAAAAGACATGAATATTGAGGTTTCCAATCATATGACTACGATTGAGCCGGCGGCAGTCCAGAAGCTTGACGGTATTTTTATCAAGAATGACAGCCAGGCTCAAAAGCAGAGCAAACCTCAAAACCAGCAGAAGCCGCAGGGAAATCAAAAACCGGCTTCAAATAATAGTGCCGGCAATTCCACAGCTGCTAAAAGCAAGCCTCAGAATAAATCCGGTGAAAACAGAAGCCAGGGACAGGGCAGCCAGTCCGGCAAAAACTTCTCCGGCAATAACAGAGGCAATACCAACAACAGAAACAATAATAACAATAGAAACAATAACAATAACCGAAACAACAATAAGAATAAAAACAACAAAGGCAAACAGCAGCAGACGCATGTGGCCCCAGCTCCTAAAAAAGTGAAGGAGCTTCCTTCAAAAATTACTTTCAGCGAATCACTGACAGTAGCGGAACTTGCAAAGAAGCTTCACCGCGAGCCTTCTGAAATCATTAAAAAGCTATTTATGCTTGGTGTTATGGCAACCATTAACCAGGACCTAGACAAAGATGCGATTGAGCTGATTGCAGGTGAATACGGTGTCGAAGTAGAAGAAGAGATACTGGTTGATACAACCGATCTTGAAGTATACTTCGCTGAAGATGAAAATGCCGAACTGGTGGAACGTCCATCTGTTGTTACTATCATGGGACACGTTGACCATGGTAAAACAACATTGCTTGACTCCATCCGCAACACGAAAGTTACAGCGGGAGAAGCAGGCGGAATCACTCAGCATATTGGAGCTTATCAAGTTGAAGAAAACGGCAAAAAGATTACTTTCCTTGATACTCCCGGACACGCTGCATTCACAACTATGCGTGCCCGCGGTGCGAAAATTACCGATATAACAATTCTCGTTGTAGCAGCAGATGACGGTGTTATGCCGCAAACAGTAGAAGCAATTAACCATGCGAAAGCAGCAGAAGTGCCAATCATCGTTGCTGTTAATAAAATGGATAAGGAAGCAGCAAATCCTGACCGTGTTATGCAGGAATTGACTGAACATGGCCTGGTTCCAGAGGCATGGGGCGGAGACACAATCTTTGTTCCAATCTCAGCAATTAAAGGCGAGGGAATTGATGAATTGCTTGAAATGATTCTTCTTGTAGGTGAAGTGGAAGAATACAAAGCAAATCCTGACCGCAATGCCGTTGGTACAGTTATCGAAGCACAGCTTGACAAAGGACGCGGCTCAGTTGCGACTCTGCTTGTGCAAAACGGTACATTGAAGGTAGGAGATCCAATCGTTGTCGGTAACTCATTTGGACGTGTCCGTGCAATGGTTAATGACCTTGGCCGCCGTGTGAAAACTGCCGGACCTTCAACTCCTGTTGAGATTACAGGTCTTAACGATGTTCCTCAAGCCGGTGACCGATTCGCTGTTCTTGATGATGAAAAGACAGCCCGTCAGGTTGGTGAAGCTCGTGCCCAGCAGGCATTGCAGGCTCAAAGAAATGAAAAAACACGCGTAAGTCTGGATAACTTGTTTGAACATATGAAACAAGGGGAAATGAAAGACTTAAACATCGTTGTGAAAGCAGACGTTCAAGGTTCAGCGGAAGCATTGACAGCTGCTCTTCATAAAATTGATGTAGAAGGTGTTAATGTTCGCATCCTTCATACAGGTGTAGGTGCCATTAACGAGTCTGACATCACTTTAGCTGCTGCTTTCAACGCTATTGTGATCGGATTCAATGTACGTCCTGACAATAACGCGAAACGTGCTGCAGATGCAGAAAATGTTGACATCCGTCTGCACCGCATCATCTACAAAGTAATAGAGGAAATCGAATTGGCGATGCAAGGTATGCTGGATCCTGAGTTCCAGGAAAAAATTATCGGCCAGGCTGAAGTACGCCAGACATTCAAAGTTTCCAAAATCGGTACAATTGCAGGTTCTTATGTCACAGACGGAAAAATCACCCGTGACAGCGGCGTTCGTTTAATCCGCGATGGAGTAGTAATTTTTGAAGGCGAAGTTGATGCTCTTAAGCGATTCAAAGATGACGCTAAAGAAGTAGCCCAAGGCTATGAATGCGGTATTACCATCAAAAACTTCAATGACGTTAAAGAAGGCGACGTCATCGAAGCATATATAATGGAAGAAGTGGAACGTTAA
- a CDS encoding YlxQ family RNA-binding protein, whose protein sequence is MNSNQWMSLLGLANRARKITSGEELAVKEIRNGKAKLVLLSADASANTAKKVTDKCKSFGVPYKLIQNREMLGKAIGKEARVVVAVLDAGFAKKLLTLLD, encoded by the coding sequence ATGAACTCAAATCAATGGATGTCATTGCTTGGCTTAGCCAATCGGGCACGGAAAATTACTTCGGGAGAAGAGCTTGCTGTTAAAGAGATCAGAAACGGCAAAGCAAAGCTTGTTTTGCTGTCTGCAGATGCATCCGCAAATACGGCAAAAAAAGTTACAGATAAATGTAAATCATTTGGGGTTCCATATAAGCTGATACAAAACCGGGAAATGCTCGGCAAGGCTATAGGGAAGGAAGCCCGCGTTGTGGTGGCAGTGTTAGATGCCGGATTTGCAAAAAAGCTGTTAACGTTGCTCGATTAA
- the rnpM gene encoding RNase P modulator RnpM, which translates to MNNRKKVPLRKCVATGEMRPKKELVRIVRSKEGEVSVDPTGKKSGRGAYLSKEKEAVLLAKKKNILANHLEVSIDDAIYEELLELIEKEKRQSK; encoded by the coding sequence GTGAACAATCGCAAAAAAGTTCCTTTGCGAAAATGTGTCGCTACCGGTGAAATGAGGCCGAAAAAAGAACTCGTTCGCATCGTTCGCTCCAAAGAAGGCGAAGTATCTGTTGACCCGACCGGAAAAAAATCAGGGCGCGGGGCTTATCTTTCCAAAGAAAAGGAAGCAGTTTTGTTAGCAAAGAAGAAGAATATCTTAGCCAATCATTTAGAAGTTTCCATAGATGATGCTATCTATGAAGAACTCTTGGAGTTAATAGAGAAGGAGAAACGGCAATCCAAATGA
- the nusA gene encoding transcription termination factor NusA, which produces MSSELLDALTLLEKEKGISRDVIIEAIEAALVSAYRRNFNQAQNVRIDLNLGNGTMRVFARKEVVDEVFDPRLEISVEDAQKINPNYQVEDVVEMEVTPKDFGRIAAQTAKQVVTQRVREAERGIIYSEFIDREEDIMTGIVQRTDPKFIYVSLGKIEAILPANEQMPNERYQPHDRIKVFITKVEKTTKGPQIFVSRTHPGLLKRLFEIEVPEIYDGTVEIKSVAREAGDRSKISVHSDNEEVDPVGSCVGPKGTRVQAVVNELKGEKIDIVKWSSDPVVFVANALSPSKVLDVIVNEDDKATTVVVPDYQLSLAIGKRGQNARLAAKLTGWKIDIKSETDAREAGIYPRDEKLLNFDNDDYENDDYENDADFDFQDELLEEKE; this is translated from the coding sequence ATGAGCAGTGAACTTTTGGATGCTCTGACATTGCTTGAGAAAGAAAAAGGCATTTCTCGCGATGTGATTATCGAAGCCATTGAAGCTGCATTGGTGTCAGCCTACCGCAGAAACTTTAACCAGGCACAGAATGTGCGCATTGATTTAAACCTAGGGAACGGAACGATGAGAGTCTTTGCCCGCAAAGAGGTAGTGGATGAAGTATTTGATCCGCGTCTTGAGATCTCTGTTGAGGATGCTCAAAAAATCAACCCGAACTACCAGGTGGAAGATGTCGTAGAAATGGAAGTAACACCTAAGGATTTTGGGCGCATAGCTGCCCAGACGGCTAAACAGGTTGTTACACAGCGTGTCCGTGAAGCGGAAAGAGGCATCATTTATTCTGAATTTATCGACCGTGAAGAAGATATCATGACGGGAATAGTTCAGCGTACAGATCCTAAGTTCATCTATGTAAGCCTTGGAAAGATTGAAGCCATCCTTCCGGCAAACGAACAAATGCCAAATGAGCGTTATCAGCCCCATGACCGCATTAAAGTCTTTATTACAAAAGTAGAAAAGACAACAAAAGGACCACAGATCTTTGTAAGCAGAACCCATCCTGGCCTGCTGAAGAGATTATTTGAAATCGAAGTTCCTGAAATCTATGATGGAACAGTAGAAATCAAATCCGTTGCGCGTGAGGCAGGGGACCGTTCCAAGATCTCGGTTCATTCAGACAATGAAGAAGTTGATCCGGTAGGTTCATGTGTAGGGCCTAAGGGCACACGTGTACAGGCGGTAGTCAATGAGCTGAAGGGCGAAAAAATTGATATTGTAAAATGGTCTTCAGATCCAGTAGTATTCGTGGCAAATGCACTAAGTCCTTCAAAGGTGCTTGACGTAATCGTAAATGAAGATGACAAAGCAACAACTGTTGTAGTTCCTGATTATCAGCTTTCACTGGCAATCGGAAAGCGCGGACAGAATGCAAGACTAGCAGCAAAGCTTACAGGCTGGAAAATAGACATCAAATCGGAAACAGATGCCCGGGAAGCCGGAATTTATCCGAGGGATGAAAAACTGTTGAACTTTGATAATGATGATTATGAAAACGATGACTATGAAAATGATGCAGACTTCGATTTTCAGGATGAGCTTTTAGAGGAAAAAGAATAG
- the rimP gene encoding ribosome maturation factor RimP has product MSKVTETVEQLVTPIVDELNLELVDIEYVKEGKDWFLRVFIDKETGVDIEECGMVSEKLSEKLDAEDPIPYNYFLEVSSPGAERPLKKDSDFIKAVGKNVYIKTYEPIDGEKTFEGVLTQFDGETVTVEVKIKTRKKNIEIPYEKVANARLAVVF; this is encoded by the coding sequence ATGAGCAAAGTGACTGAAACGGTGGAACAACTGGTCACCCCTATTGTGGATGAACTTAATTTAGAATTAGTCGACATTGAATATGTAAAAGAAGGGAAAGACTGGTTCCTTCGCGTATTTATTGATAAAGAAACTGGTGTTGATATCGAGGAATGCGGAATGGTCAGTGAAAAGCTAAGCGAAAAGCTTGATGCTGAAGATCCGATTCCATACAACTATTTCTTGGAAGTTTCATCGCCGGGAGCTGAACGCCCTCTTAAGAAAGACAGTGATTTTATTAAAGCTGTCGGCAAGAATGTTTACATTAAAACATACGAGCCAATTGACGGTGAAAAAACGTTTGAAGGTGTGTTAACCCAATTTGACGGCGAGACCGTTACGGTAGAAGTGAAAATCAAAACAAGGAAGAAAAATATTGAAATTCCTTATGAGAAGGTAGCGAATGCCCGTTTAGCCGTTGTATTTTAA
- a CDS encoding PolC-type DNA polymerase III, giving the protein MSEPSRFQLLLQQMQLTEDAFVQHFHDAQIERVIVERQSRKWHFYFAFPKILPCSVYSRFTDQLEKTFSHIAEISYSISVRNQDFTEQLVLEYWHNCIKEMDGMAPPLLKLLNEQVPSVQGNKLIIKVRNELEGLSIKKKYAGTISDVFQVFGFPALSVDTEVSIDGSNEEYEKFMEAKRKEDQERGLQAAIEMQKKEAEAESADHTAPKGPLTIGLTIKDDADYRKLIDIVDEERRVAVEGYVFAAETRELRSGRTLLTFKITDYTSSILVKMFSRDKEDAALYQHIQKGMWLKVRGSIQNDTFVRDLVMIGNDINEIKPIQRQDTSPAEEKRVELHLHTPMSQMDAVSSVSALVSQAKKWGHKAVAITDHAVAQSFPEAYGAGKKNDIKILYGIEANLVDDGVPIAYNDSHRKLTEDTYVVFDVETTGLSAVYDTIIELAAVKIHDGEIIDRFESFANPHHPLSATTINLTGITDDLVENAPEVEDVLKKFHEWTGDAVLVAHNASFDMGFLNVGYKKIGIGKAPNPVIDTLELARFLYPDMKNHRLNTLAKKFDVELTQHHRAIYDAEATGYLLLKMLKGAEEKGIEYHDQFNDNMGQGNAYQRARPAHCTLLAQTETGLKNLFKLVSISHMEYFYRVPRIPRSVLQKHREGILVGSGCDKGEVFEGMMQKSPDEVEDTAQFYDYLEVHPKAVYAHLLELELVRDEKALEEIITNIVKLGDKLGLPVVATGNVHYLNPNDKIYRKILVNSQGGANPLNRHQLPDVHFRSTNEMLDAFSFLGKDKAKEIVVENTNKIADMIEEIKPIKDDLYTPKIEGADEEMRSMSYGMARRIYGDPLPEIVEARLEKELKSIIGHGFAVIYLISHKLVKKSLDDGYLVGSRGSVGSSFVATMTEITEVNPLPPHYVCPECKTSEFFNDGSVGSGFDLPDKDCPSCGAKYKKDGHDIPFETFLGFKGDKVPDIDLNFSGEYQPRAHNYTKVLFGEDYVYRAGTIGTVADKTAYGYVKAYQNDNNLQIRGAEIDRLASGCTGVKRTTGQHPGGIIVVPDYMDIYDFSPIQFPADDRTSEWKTTHFDFHSIHDNLLKLDILGHDDPTVIRMLQDLSGIDPKTIPTDDPEVMKIFSGPESLGVTEEQIMCKTGTLGIPEFGTRFVRQMLEDTKPTTFSELVQISGLSHGTDVWLGNAQELIHNNICNLSEVIGCRDDIMVYLIYQGLEPAFAFKIMESVRKGKGLSDEMEEEMRKNEVPEWYIDSCKKIKYMFPKAHAAAYVLMAVRIAYFKVHHPLLYYAAYFTVRAEDFDVDAMVKGSQAIRARIEEINAKGLDASTKEKNLLTVMELALEMNERGFNFQKVDLYRSSASEFIIDGNSLIPPFNSIPGLGTNAAFNIVKARGEGEFLSKEDLQQRGKVSKTIIEYLDNHGCLESLPEQNQLSLF; this is encoded by the coding sequence ATGAGCGAACCTTCTAGATTTCAGCTCTTGCTCCAGCAGATGCAGCTAACTGAAGATGCCTTTGTGCAGCACTTTCATGATGCCCAAATCGAAAGGGTCATAGTCGAAAGACAGTCACGGAAATGGCATTTTTACTTTGCCTTTCCAAAGATTTTGCCTTGCAGTGTATATAGCCGTTTTACAGATCAGCTGGAAAAAACATTTTCCCATATCGCAGAAATTTCATATAGCATCTCTGTTAGAAATCAGGATTTTACTGAACAGCTTGTACTTGAATACTGGCATAACTGCATTAAAGAAATGGATGGCATGGCGCCGCCGCTTTTAAAACTTCTGAATGAACAGGTTCCTTCTGTACAGGGCAACAAACTTATCATTAAAGTCCGTAATGAATTGGAAGGATTGTCTATCAAGAAGAAGTATGCTGGCACTATTTCAGATGTTTTTCAAGTGTTTGGCTTTCCGGCATTATCAGTTGATACAGAAGTATCTATTGATGGTTCCAATGAAGAATATGAAAAATTCATGGAAGCCAAACGCAAAGAAGACCAGGAGCGTGGTCTCCAGGCAGCAATCGAGATGCAGAAGAAAGAAGCGGAAGCTGAATCTGCAGATCACACAGCACCTAAGGGGCCGCTTACAATCGGACTTACCATTAAAGATGATGCAGATTACCGCAAATTGATTGATATAGTAGATGAAGAACGCCGGGTAGCCGTTGAAGGCTACGTTTTTGCTGCTGAGACCAGAGAGCTGCGCAGCGGCCGGACGCTCTTAACTTTTAAAATTACGGATTATACCAGTTCCATTCTAGTAAAAATGTTTTCTCGGGATAAAGAGGATGCCGCTTTATACCAGCATATTCAAAAAGGGATGTGGCTAAAGGTCCGCGGAAGCATTCAAAACGATACATTTGTCCGTGATCTGGTAATGATCGGGAATGATATTAATGAGATCAAACCTATCCAAAGGCAGGATACATCGCCTGCTGAAGAAAAAAGGGTTGAACTTCATCTTCATACACCGATGAGCCAAATGGATGCTGTTTCATCTGTCAGTGCACTGGTTTCCCAGGCGAAAAAATGGGGCCATAAAGCTGTAGCCATTACGGATCATGCTGTTGCTCAATCATTCCCTGAAGCTTATGGTGCCGGGAAAAAGAATGATATTAAGATTCTGTATGGAATTGAAGCGAACCTTGTGGATGATGGTGTACCGATTGCTTATAATGATTCGCATCGCAAGCTTACTGAAGATACCTATGTGGTATTTGATGTTGAGACAACCGGCTTATCAGCTGTATATGATACGATTATTGAGCTTGCCGCAGTTAAGATTCATGATGGTGAAATCATTGATCGTTTTGAATCCTTTGCAAACCCTCATCACCCTTTATCCGCAACAACCATTAATCTGACTGGAATAACAGATGATCTGGTGGAGAATGCACCGGAAGTGGAAGATGTTCTGAAGAAGTTCCATGAATGGACCGGAGATGCTGTTTTAGTAGCACATAATGCTTCATTCGACATGGGCTTCCTGAATGTTGGCTATAAAAAGATCGGTATTGGCAAGGCGCCTAATCCTGTAATAGATACTCTTGAACTCGCACGTTTTTTATATCCTGACATGAAAAATCACCGTCTGAATACCCTTGCCAAAAAATTCGATGTTGAACTCACCCAGCATCACCGTGCAATATATGATGCGGAAGCAACCGGCTATCTGCTTCTTAAAATGCTAAAAGGTGCAGAGGAAAAAGGAATCGAATATCATGATCAATTCAATGATAATATGGGACAGGGAAATGCTTATCAGCGTGCAAGGCCTGCCCATTGCACCCTGCTTGCACAAACAGAAACGGGTCTGAAAAACCTCTTTAAACTTGTATCCATCTCGCATATGGAATACTTTTACAGAGTGCCGCGCATTCCCAGGTCAGTCCTTCAAAAGCATCGGGAAGGAATACTGGTTGGTTCCGGGTGCGATAAAGGTGAAGTTTTTGAAGGCATGATGCAGAAATCTCCGGATGAAGTGGAAGATACAGCACAATTCTATGATTATCTTGAAGTGCATCCAAAAGCCGTTTATGCACACCTTTTAGAGCTTGAACTTGTGAGAGATGAAAAAGCGCTGGAAGAAATCATCACTAATATTGTAAAACTGGGAGATAAGCTTGGTCTGCCGGTAGTCGCAACAGGTAATGTCCATTACCTGAATCCAAATGATAAAATCTACCGGAAAATCCTTGTTAATTCACAGGGAGGAGCGAATCCGCTTAATCGCCATCAGCTTCCAGATGTTCATTTCAGGTCTACCAATGAAATGCTTGACGCTTTTTCATTTCTCGGCAAAGACAAAGCGAAGGAAATTGTAGTAGAGAATACGAACAAAATAGCAGATATGATTGAAGAAATAAAGCCGATTAAAGATGATTTGTATACGCCAAAAATTGAAGGCGCAGATGAAGAGATGCGCAGCATGAGTTACGGAATGGCAAGAAGGATCTATGGTGATCCGCTTCCTGAGATTGTTGAGGCGCGCCTTGAAAAAGAACTTAAGAGTATTATCGGACATGGTTTCGCGGTTATCTATCTGATCTCTCATAAGCTTGTAAAAAAATCACTGGATGATGGCTATCTGGTTGGTTCCCGTGGATCTGTCGGATCCTCTTTTGTTGCGACGATGACCGAAATAACGGAGGTAAATCCTCTGCCGCCGCATTACGTTTGCCCGGAATGCAAAACATCCGAGTTTTTCAATGACGGATCAGTGGGCTCCGGTTTCGACCTGCCTGATAAAGATTGCCCGAGCTGCGGAGCAAAATATAAAAAAGATGGACATGATATTCCGTTCGAAACGTTCCTTGGTTTCAAGGGAGATAAAGTTCCCGATATTGACTTGAACTTCTCCGGGGAATACCAGCCCAGAGCCCATAACTATACAAAGGTGCTATTCGGGGAGGATTATGTATACCGTGCTGGAACAATCGGTACTGTTGCCGATAAAACAGCTTATGGTTACGTCAAAGCATACCAGAACGATAATAATCTGCAAATAAGGGGTGCGGAAATTGACAGGCTGGCTTCCGGCTGTACAGGGGTAAAGCGGACAACCGGACAGCACCCGGGCGGCATCATTGTTGTGCCGGATTACATGGATATTTACGACTTTTCGCCTATTCAGTTCCCTGCAGACGACCGGACATCTGAATGGAAAACAACCCATTTTGACTTCCATTCCATTCATGATAATCTATTAAAACTTGATATACTTGGTCACGATGATCCGACTGTTATTAGGATGCTTCAGGACCTTAGCGGAATTGATCCAAAAACCATTCCAACAGATGACCCTGAAGTAATGAAGATTTTCAGCGGGCCGGAATCACTTGGTGTGACCGAAGAGCAAATCATGTGTAAAACCGGAACACTCGGCATACCCGAATTTGGTACACGATTTGTCCGCCAGATGCTCGAAGATACGAAGCCGACCACTTTCTCAGAGCTTGTGCAGATTTCAGGTCTTTCACATGGTACAGATGTTTGGCTCGGAAATGCCCAGGAATTAATCCATAATAATATTTGTAACCTAAGTGAAGTAATCGGCTGCCGTGATGATATAATGGTTTATTTAATCTATCAGGGCCTTGAGCCTGCTTTTGCTTTCAAAATTATGGAATCGGTCCGTAAGGGTAAAGGCCTAAGCGATGAGATGGAAGAGGAAATGAGAAAGAATGAAGTCCCTGAATGGTATATTGATTCCTGTAAAAAGATTAAATACATGTTCCCTAAAGCCCATGCAGCTGCTTACGTATTAATGGCTGTCCGGATTGCGTACTTTAAAGTGCACCATCCGCTTCTTTACTATGCAGCATATTTTACTGTCCGTGCAGAAGACTTTGACGTGGATGCAATGGTTAAAGGATCCCAGGCGATCCGTGCACGCATCGAAGAAATCAATGCAAAGGGTCTTGATGCTTCAACGAAAGAAAAGAACCTGCTGACTGTAATGGAATTGGCTCTGGAAATGAACGAAAGGGGCTTTAACTTCCAAAAGGTGGACTTATACCGCTCAAGCGCAAGTGAGTTTATCATAGATGGAAATTCCTTGATCCCGCCGTTTAATTCCATTCCGGGTTTGGGCACAAACGCAGCATTCAATATAGTTAAAGCAAGGGGAGAAGGGGAATTCCTTTCGAAGGAAGATCTGCAGCAGCGCGGAAAAGTGTCCAAGACGATTATCGAGTATCTTGATAACCATGGCTGCCTGGAATCCCTTCCGGAACAAAATCAGCTGTCTCTATTCTAA
- the rseP gene encoding RIP metalloprotease RseP: MSTVIAFIVIFGALVFFHELGHLIFAKRAGILCREFAIGFGPKVFSFKKDETVYTIRLLPIGGFVRMAGEDPEMVEIKPGYRIGLILDKNEEVSKIILNNKDKYPDARIVEVEDADIEHTLVIKGYVEGEEDESIQIFKVSRSAVLVEDGTETLIAPYDRQFASKTLGQRTMAIFAGPMMNFVLAFIVFVLIALLQGIPTNEPALGKLTPDGAAYEAGLKEGDMVQSVDGAEISSWSDVVEIIRKNPSEELEFLVERNGQEHTISVTPKVQDVEGEKIGIIGVYSPMEKSPLKAITYGAKETYFWTKEIFVMLGKLVTGQFSIDALSGPVGIYVSTDTVAKSGIYYLMKWAGILSINLGIMNLLPIPALDGGRLMFFAVEAVRGKPIDRHKEGMVHFIGFALLMLLMLVVTWNDIQRFFL, translated from the coding sequence TTGAGTACAGTAATAGCCTTTATAGTTATTTTCGGGGCACTGGTTTTTTTTCATGAACTCGGACATTTAATATTCGCAAAAAGAGCAGGAATACTCTGCCGGGAATTTGCAATTGGATTCGGACCAAAGGTGTTTTCCTTTAAAAAAGATGAAACGGTATACACGATTCGTCTTCTGCCCATCGGCGGGTTTGTCCGCATGGCCGGTGAAGATCCTGAAATGGTGGAAATCAAACCAGGCTACCGCATTGGCTTAATCCTTGATAAAAACGAGGAAGTTAGCAAAATTATATTAAACAACAAAGATAAGTATCCTGATGCAAGAATCGTTGAAGTTGAAGATGCTGATATTGAGCATACCCTTGTAATAAAAGGATATGTTGAGGGAGAAGAGGATGAGTCAATCCAAATTTTCAAAGTCAGCCGTTCAGCGGTACTGGTTGAGGATGGGACCGAAACGCTCATTGCTCCGTATGACCGTCAATTTGCATCAAAGACCTTGGGCCAGAGAACAATGGCGATTTTCGCAGGCCCAATGATGAATTTTGTTCTGGCTTTTATCGTTTTTGTTCTAATAGCCTTATTGCAGGGCATTCCAACAAATGAACCTGCCCTTGGCAAGCTGACGCCTGATGGTGCAGCATATGAAGCTGGGCTTAAGGAAGGCGATATGGTTCAAAGTGTGGATGGAGCCGAAATTTCAAGCTGGTCAGATGTAGTGGAAATCATTAGAAAGAACCCAAGTGAAGAACTAGAATTTTTAGTGGAAAGAAACGGCCAGGAACATACAATATCGGTTACACCAAAGGTTCAGGATGTAGAAGGCGAAAAAATAGGGATCATTGGTGTTTATAGCCCGATGGAAAAGTCTCCATTAAAGGCTATTACCTACGGAGCCAAGGAAACTTATTTCTGGACGAAAGAAATTTTTGTCATGCTTGGCAAGCTTGTCACTGGACAGTTTTCTATTGATGCATTATCAGGCCCGGTAGGCATTTATGTTTCAACAGATACTGTAGCCAAATCCGGCATCTACTACCTGATGAAATGGGCAGGAATTCTTAGCATAAATCTGGGAATTATGAACCTGCTTCCAATTCCGGCTCTTGATGGCGGAAGATTAATGTTCTTTGCAGTTGAGGCTGTAAGAGGGAAGCCGATTGACCGCCACAAAGAGGGAATGGTACATTTTATTGGCTTTGCACTTTTAATGCTGCTAATGCTAGTGGTTACTTGGAACGATATTCAGAGATTTTTCCTTTAA